A genomic segment from Desulfonatronum lacustre DSM 10312 encodes:
- a CDS encoding chemotaxis protein CheB: MPRKHSTPSKKKNSGQSPPTPASAVPSLYVAVGASAGGLEAIESFFTGMAPDSGLAFVVIQHLSPDYKSLMVEILSKKTAMPVHRAEDGMVVLPNNVYLIPPKKNLTIFHGKLLLNDQEHVRGIINLPIDIFLRSLAEDQGEKAVAVILSGSGSDGMRGVRVIKEFGGMAMVQSEDSAKFDSMPRAAVSTGLVDFILPPDEMPERLLSYAKHPFVVKAERSETVISDEDALARIFSILREKFKVDFTYYKPSTVTRRIERRMSINRIDEIKEYVAYMQSYPAEAATLFRELLIGVTRFFRDRDVFDFVRQECLPDVLDRAANRESRFWVAGCSTGEEAYTLAILAKEYMLESGVNRELKIFATDIDRNAVQFAANGVYPESIVADVPEDLMIKYFYKRKDSYQISREIREMVVFAQHNLIKDPPFTNIDLISCRNLLIYFQPVLQRKVFEFFNFSLNLRGLLVLGTSETIGDMGDYFENVDQKRKVYRTRGRLRHIKDSSELPQVPSRNYREAGRPFAGVRRDQRGEDRVLERFIEALSEDLDHLAVIVNEQMEVLHIIGETEGYFKLPSGRLSTDISKMAAKDLAIPLSTGIQKVFRKQEALRFSNIRLRHQDGFRMVDLRIKPLPQIKGQEPLVAVFLNEVRKPATPDAAQTTQTYDVSHEAEQRISDLEQELQFTRENLQATVEELETSNEELQATNEELLASNEELQSTNEELQSTNEELYTVNSEYQSKIMELSELHNDVDNLLSASQIGQLLLDENMEIRRFSPKISNIFKILESDIGRPLTHISHNLEEVDPVRIIEAVQGHGRLEEHEVRAGGGRWHLMRVIPYVVGPEVISGTLISFVDITKIKEAEDALRSSEAKHRRLFETMSQGVVYHSVDGAIISANPAAEQILGLTLEQMLGKTSMDPRWRMILEDGDEVPGTDHPAMIALRTGQKLGPVIRGVFHPDKNAHIWLVITATPLFQPGEATPFQVYATFEDITEKRKAEQDYQTLFNKMLNGFAVHEIIRDPLGDPVDYRFLAVNPAFEKMTGLKGEQIVGRTVRDVLPATEKHWIETYGQVAKTGESVTFENYTKELDKYFQVSAFRPAPRQFACIFADITDRKLAEEQARSAQQRLVTVLDSINALIYVADMETHEILFINRYGQGDFGDAIGRKCWSVLQDDQQGPCDFCTNHKLLDAQGSPTGVHSWEFFNEKTGKWYHCFDRAIQWTDGRMVRLESAFEITERKRLEGEKTQLVGGKEHA; encoded by the coding sequence ATGCCCAGGAAACATTCCACTCCATCCAAAAAAAAAAACTCAGGCCAATCGCCTCCCACTCCGGCCTCCGCGGTTCCTTCCCTGTATGTCGCGGTGGGGGCGTCCGCGGGCGGGTTGGAGGCCATTGAGTCCTTTTTTACCGGCATGGCCCCGGACAGCGGGCTGGCCTTCGTGGTCATCCAGCACCTTTCACCGGATTACAAGAGCCTGATGGTGGAAATCCTGTCCAAGAAAACCGCGATGCCGGTCCACCGGGCTGAGGACGGGATGGTGGTTCTGCCCAACAATGTCTATTTGATCCCGCCCAAGAAAAACCTGACCATTTTTCATGGCAAGCTGCTCTTGAATGACCAGGAGCACGTCCGGGGAATCATCAACCTGCCCATTGACATTTTCCTGCGCTCTCTGGCCGAGGATCAGGGGGAAAAGGCCGTGGCCGTGATTCTTTCGGGATCAGGCAGCGACGGGATGCGCGGGGTCCGGGTCATCAAGGAATTCGGCGGCATGGCCATGGTGCAAAGCGAAGATTCGGCCAAGTTCGACAGCATGCCCAGGGCGGCCGTTTCCACCGGCCTAGTGGATTTTATCCTGCCGCCGGACGAGATGCCCGAACGCCTGCTGTCCTATGCCAAGCACCCCTTTGTGGTGAAGGCGGAGCGCTCCGAAACCGTGATCAGCGACGAGGACGCCCTGGCGCGCATTTTTTCCATCCTGCGTGAGAAGTTCAAGGTGGATTTCACCTATTACAAGCCCAGCACGGTGACCCGGCGGATCGAACGGCGGATGTCCATCAACCGGATCGACGAAATCAAGGAATATGTGGCCTATATGCAGAGTTATCCTGCCGAGGCGGCCACTTTGTTCCGGGAACTGCTCATCGGCGTGACCCGCTTTTTTCGGGACCGGGATGTTTTCGACTTTGTGCGGCAGGAGTGTTTGCCCGACGTCCTGGACAGGGCCGCGAATCGGGAAAGCAGGTTCTGGGTCGCCGGGTGTTCCACGGGCGAGGAGGCGTATACCCTGGCCATCCTGGCCAAGGAATACATGCTGGAGTCCGGAGTGAACCGTGAATTGAAGATATTCGCCACGGACATCGACCGCAACGCCGTGCAGTTCGCGGCCAACGGCGTCTACCCGGAAAGCATTGTCGCGGATGTTCCGGAAGACCTGATGATCAAGTATTTCTACAAGAGGAAGGACAGTTATCAGATTTCCCGGGAGATTCGGGAAATGGTCGTCTTTGCCCAGCACAACCTGATCAAGGATCCTCCCTTTACCAATATTGATCTGATCTCCTGCCGCAATCTGCTCATCTATTTTCAGCCGGTCTTGCAGCGCAAGGTTTTCGAGTTTTTCAATTTTTCTCTCAACCTGCGTGGATTGCTGGTTTTGGGCACCAGCGAGACCATCGGCGACATGGGCGACTATTTTGAAAATGTGGATCAAAAGCGCAAAGTGTATCGGACCCGGGGGCGACTCAGGCACATCAAGGATTCCAGTGAACTCCCCCAGGTTCCGAGCCGCAACTATCGGGAAGCCGGAAGGCCTTTTGCCGGTGTGCGTCGGGATCAGCGCGGCGAGGACCGTGTTCTGGAACGGTTCATCGAGGCGCTCAGCGAAGACCTGGATCACCTGGCCGTTATCGTGAATGAGCAGATGGAGGTCTTGCATATTATCGGCGAGACCGAAGGCTACTTCAAGCTGCCCTCGGGCAGGCTGTCCACGGATATTTCCAAGATGGCGGCCAAGGATCTGGCCATTCCCTTGTCCACGGGCATTCAAAAGGTTTTTCGCAAGCAGGAGGCGTTGCGCTTTTCGAACATCAGGCTGCGCCACCAGGATGGATTCAGGATGGTGGATTTGCGCATCAAGCCTTTGCCCCAAATAAAAGGCCAGGAGCCACTGGTGGCCGTTTTTCTGAACGAGGTCAGAAAGCCGGCCACCCCGGATGCGGCGCAGACCACACAGACCTATGACGTCTCTCACGAGGCCGAACAGCGCATCAGCGATCTGGAGCAGGAACTGCAATTCACCCGGGAAAACCTCCAGGCCACGGTGGAAGAATTGGAGACGTCCAACGAGGAGCTGCAGGCCACCAATGAAGAGCTGCTGGCGAGCAATGAGGAATTGCAGTCCACCAATGAGGAGCTGCAGTCCACCAACGAAGAGCTGTATACGGTGAATTCCGAATACCAGTCCAAGATCATGGAACTGAGCGAATTGCATAATGATGTCGACAACCTGCTGAGTGCCAGCCAGATCGGACAGCTCCTGCTGGACGAGAACATGGAAATCCGACGGTTTTCACCCAAAATTTCCAATATTTTTAAAATTTTGGAGAGCGACATCGGGCGCCCGCTGACCCACATTTCCCATAACCTGGAGGAAGTCGATCCGGTGCGGATCATCGAGGCGGTGCAAGGCCACGGCAGGCTGGAAGAGCACGAGGTTCGCGCCGGGGGTGGGCGGTGGCATCTGATGCGGGTCATTCCCTATGTCGTGGGCCCGGAGGTTATTTCCGGAACGCTGATCTCCTTTGTGGACATCACCAAAATCAAGGAGGCCGAAGACGCTCTGCGATCCAGCGAAGCCAAGCATCGCCGGCTCTTTGAAACCATGTCCCAGGGGGTGGTCTATCACTCCGTGGATGGCGCGATTATCTCAGCCAATCCCGCGGCCGAGCAGATTCTTGGCCTGACCCTGGAACAGATGCTGGGCAAGACGTCCATGGATCCGCGCTGGCGAATGATTCTTGAGGACGGCGACGAGGTGCCGGGGACGGATCATCCGGCCATGATCGCCCTGCGCACGGGGCAAAAGCTGGGGCCCGTGATCCGGGGCGTCTTTCACCCGGACAAGAACGCGCACATCTGGCTGGTCATTACCGCGACGCCGCTTTTTCAGCCCGGCGAAGCAACACCCTTTCAGGTCTATGCAACATTTGAAGACATCACGGAAAAGCGCAAGGCGGAGCAGGATTACCAAACCTTGTTCAACAAAATGCTCAACGGCTTCGCGGTGCATGAGATCATCCGCGACCCTCTGGGTGATCCCGTGGACTATCGATTTCTTGCCGTGAACCCCGCCTTTGAGAAAATGACCGGGCTCAAGGGCGAACAGATTGTCGGCAGGACTGTCCGTGACGTTCTTCCGGCCACGGAAAAGCACTGGATCGAGACCTATGGACAGGTGGCCAAGACCGGGGAGTCGGTTACATTTGAAAATTATACCAAGGAATTGGACAAGTATTTCCAGGTCTCGGCTTTCCGACCTGCTCCGCGTCAATTTGCCTGCATCTTCGCGGACATCACGGATCGCAAACTGGCGGAAGAACAGGCCCGGTCCGCGCAGCAACGGTTGGTGACGGTTTTGGACAGCATCAATGCCCTGATCTACGTCGCGGACATGGAGACCCACGAGATTCTGTTCATCAACAGGTACGGTCAAGGGGATTTCGGCGACGCGATCGGTAGAAAGTGTTGGAGCGTCCTCCAGGATGATCAACAAGGACCCTGTGATTTCTGCACCAACCATAAGCTTCTGGACGCCCAGGGCAGTCCGACCGGGGTTCACTCCTGGGAGTTTTTCAACGAGAAGACGGGAAAATGGTACCACTGCTTTGACAGGGCCATTCAGTGGACGGACGGCAGGATGGTCAGGCTGGAGAGCGCCTTTGAGATTACGGAGCGCAAAAGACTCGAGGGTGAGAAGACCCAACTCGTCGGGGGAAAGGAACATGCGTGA